The Mycolicibacterium mageritense genome contains a region encoding:
- a CDS encoding WecB/TagA/CpsF family glycosyltransferase produces MRIGDTLVARHTTADVVTTVAQRLCAPGPQLAVGSVNLDHLHHFRPGRNRILDQPEWLWLADGAPVAWRGARLGGAPWPRVTGADLLVPLLDLGAAHGVQVGFLGGMPATHERLAEVLASRHPRAAPPRFWAPARDEIESADACAALAAEIKAARVRLLVVGLGKPRQELWIQRYAKDTGASVLLAFGAAGDFLAGVVDRAPVAYQRYGLEWLYRLKQEPRRLARRYLVQGPAAFARLRHASLAPVTPSSAGQPGRQP; encoded by the coding sequence ATGCGGATCGGTGACACGCTCGTGGCCCGGCACACCACGGCCGACGTGGTGACAACCGTTGCGCAACGACTCTGCGCGCCAGGGCCGCAGCTGGCCGTGGGTTCGGTGAACCTCGACCATCTGCATCACTTCCGGCCGGGCCGAAATCGAATCCTCGACCAACCCGAGTGGCTGTGGCTGGCCGACGGTGCGCCGGTGGCATGGCGCGGTGCCCGGCTCGGCGGTGCGCCGTGGCCCCGGGTCACCGGTGCGGACCTGCTCGTACCGCTGCTCGACCTCGGCGCGGCCCACGGCGTCCAGGTCGGTTTCCTCGGTGGGATGCCTGCGACACACGAACGGTTGGCCGAGGTGCTCGCCAGCCGCCATCCGCGCGCCGCGCCACCACGATTCTGGGCACCGGCCCGCGACGAGATCGAATCCGCCGATGCCTGCGCCGCGCTGGCCGCCGAGATCAAAGCCGCCCGGGTGCGGCTGCTGGTCGTCGGGCTCGGTAAGCCGCGCCAAGAACTGTGGATTCAGCGATACGCGAAAGACACCGGTGCCTCGGTCCTGCTGGCGTTCGGCGCCGCGGGGGACTTCCTGGCCGGAGTCGTCGACCGGGCGCCGGTCGCCTACCAGCGTTACGGCCTGGAGTGGCTGTACCGCCTGAAGCAGGAGCCGCGCCGGCTCGCCCGGCGTTATCTGGTGCAGGGCCCCGCGGCGTTCGCGCGGCTGCGGCATGCGTCGCTGGCGCCGGTCACGCCTTCTTCAGCAGGGCAGCCAGGTCGGCAGCCATGA
- a CDS encoding glycosyltransferase family 4 protein yields the protein MPDASPYGLHQLTDHGIHVIFGETTLGRVGERVAASVRYRTSGLELVEGLVEARARREADAVLAYDERTGVPATLLRGPGQGPIVLGVGWLTGRAAAPGIHGALAARALPRAAAVFAQCEGVLPTLHREWRVPRSRLHFVPVGIDTDFYAVQPWPEPGTPPVIASAGEDRYRDHALLVAAVAALRAKRSPHAGSDGVRLELATGLPVDLPEELGTLYRGRLDGKMRELYRRAAVVAIALKPTLSGSGLTVALEAMASGRPVVMTDNPGVGDYVEHGVTGLLVPPDDVDAFAAALEALLADPQRCAEMGAAAAVRVRDRFTSGVMAADLAALLKKA from the coding sequence GTGCCCGACGCGTCACCGTACGGGCTCCACCAGCTGACCGACCACGGCATCCACGTGATCTTCGGCGAAACCACACTCGGCCGGGTCGGCGAGCGCGTCGCAGCGTCGGTGCGGTACCGGACCTCGGGCCTCGAGTTGGTCGAAGGTTTGGTCGAAGCGCGCGCGAGGCGCGAGGCCGACGCGGTGCTGGCGTACGACGAGCGCACGGGAGTACCCGCCACGTTGTTGCGCGGCCCCGGGCAAGGTCCGATCGTTCTCGGCGTCGGGTGGCTCACCGGCCGCGCCGCGGCGCCCGGGATCCACGGGGCGCTGGCCGCTCGTGCCCTGCCGCGGGCGGCCGCGGTTTTCGCGCAGTGCGAAGGCGTGCTGCCCACACTGCATCGTGAATGGCGTGTGCCGCGGTCCCGGTTGCACTTCGTCCCGGTCGGGATCGACACCGATTTCTACGCAGTACAACCATGGCCCGAGCCGGGCACGCCGCCGGTGATCGCAAGCGCAGGCGAGGACCGCTACCGCGACCACGCATTGCTTGTCGCGGCGGTTGCCGCGCTCCGCGCCAAGCGTTCTCCGCACGCCGGCAGCGACGGCGTCCGGCTCGAACTCGCGACGGGTCTGCCGGTCGACCTGCCCGAGGAGCTGGGCACGCTCTACCGCGGGCGGTTGGACGGCAAGATGCGGGAGCTGTACCGCAGGGCTGCCGTCGTGGCGATCGCGTTGAAGCCGACGCTCAGCGGTTCGGGTCTGACCGTTGCGCTGGAGGCCATGGCCAGCGGCCGGCCCGTGGTGATGACCGACAATCCGGGTGTCGGCGACTATGTCGAGCACGGTGTCACCGGCCTGCTCGTGCCGCCCGACGATGTCGACGCGTTCGCCGCCGCGCTCGAAGCGTTACTCGCCGATCCGCAGCGGTGCGCGGAAATGGGTGCGGCCGCGGCGGTTCGGGTCCGCGACCGGTTCACGTCAGGAGTCATGGCTGCCGACCTGGCTGCCCTGCTGAAGAAGGCGTGA
- a CDS encoding oligosaccharide flippase family protein: MRASIPGPSFADGSEDNSAAEPRPAQPERASNRAMAQAFSQQLVFRALGMVASVLTVAVTTRHLGPTAYGHLTTAVVFVGLWTSLTELGVGAVLVRRVMSGNGDLDRLVRVNAGMSLVYCLPLFGIAATSGALVYRGQDEVVQMVLIVSCSLILTTITSCFEPIFLAKVRFTAVAWSDLVSRVASLGMTMVLLAYHANTVWFAVVQLVPPLVVLAIQGVAAARIADWRPVFSWSESWHLLRESLPQTGVLIIAVLYWRADGVILSLRSTPDQVGVYGLAYTLAFTLSVLSTFFQTSTLSAATHSFARDRGEFARFVTRSVESMVFLGAPIAVVGAVLAAPLVELIGSSEFVAHGAPTLALLLVAVALTFVNAAISQALFAAHDQVFLFRLNLLNLIGNIVLNVVLAPHYGAVGAAAALIVAEVVGLSVVTWRLGRIAPYRVPWLFVLRLLIPLGVAAALAFSLRQWPVPITLALAAVAYLGVNLIVGPVTPRMVRSLLADRDAAERDAHGGSHES, translated from the coding sequence ATGCGCGCATCGATCCCCGGTCCGAGCTTTGCTGACGGATCCGAGGATAACAGCGCGGCCGAACCCCGTCCGGCACAACCGGAACGTGCCTCGAACCGTGCGATGGCGCAGGCCTTCAGTCAGCAGTTGGTGTTTCGCGCGCTGGGCATGGTGGCCTCGGTCCTGACCGTCGCCGTGACCACACGGCATCTCGGTCCGACCGCCTACGGGCATCTGACCACGGCGGTCGTGTTCGTCGGGCTGTGGACCAGCCTCACCGAACTCGGCGTCGGCGCGGTCCTGGTACGCCGCGTCATGTCGGGCAACGGCGATCTCGACCGCCTGGTCCGGGTGAACGCGGGGATGTCGCTGGTCTACTGCCTGCCGCTGTTCGGCATCGCTGCGACCTCGGGCGCGCTGGTGTATCGCGGGCAGGACGAAGTGGTGCAGATGGTCCTGATCGTGTCGTGCAGCCTGATCCTGACCACCATCACGAGTTGCTTCGAACCGATCTTCTTGGCCAAGGTCCGCTTCACCGCGGTGGCCTGGTCGGATCTGGTCAGCAGGGTTGCCTCGCTCGGCATGACGATGGTTCTGCTGGCCTACCACGCGAACACGGTGTGGTTTGCAGTGGTGCAGCTGGTCCCGCCCCTCGTGGTGCTGGCGATCCAGGGTGTCGCGGCGGCCAGGATCGCCGACTGGCGGCCGGTGTTCTCGTGGTCGGAGAGTTGGCATCTGCTGCGCGAGAGCCTGCCGCAGACCGGGGTGCTGATCATCGCGGTGCTGTACTGGCGCGCCGACGGCGTGATCCTGAGCCTGCGCAGCACTCCGGACCAGGTGGGTGTGTACGGGTTGGCCTACACCCTGGCATTCACGCTTTCGGTGCTGTCGACGTTCTTCCAGACCTCGACACTGTCGGCCGCGACGCATTCGTTCGCACGGGACCGTGGTGAGTTCGCCCGATTCGTGACGCGTTCGGTGGAGTCGATGGTGTTTCTCGGCGCACCGATCGCGGTGGTCGGGGCAGTGCTGGCGGCGCCATTGGTCGAGTTGATCGGCTCGTCGGAGTTCGTGGCCCACGGTGCACCGACGCTGGCCCTGCTGCTCGTCGCCGTCGCTTTGACGTTCGTCAACGCCGCGATCAGCCAGGCCCTGTTCGCCGCGCACGATCAGGTGTTCCTGTTCCGGTTGAACCTGCTCAACCTGATCGGCAACATCGTGCTCAACGTCGTCCTCGCACCGCACTACGGCGCCGTGGGTGCAGCCGCCGCGCTGATCGTCGCCGAGGTGGTCGGCTTGTCGGTGGTGACCTGGCGGCTGGGGCGGATCGCGCCCTACCGCGTGCCGTGGCTGTTCGTGCTGCGCCTGTTGATTCCGCTGGGAGTGGCTGCGGCGCTGGCATTTTCGTTGAGGCAGTGGCCCGTACCGATCACGCTGGCGCTGGCCGCCGTGGCGTACCTCGGCGTCAACTTGATCGTCGGACCGGTGACGCCCCGGATGGTCCGGTCGCTCCTCGCGGATCGCGATGCCGCGGAGCGCGACGCCCATGGAGGAAGCCATGAATCGTGA